The bacterium region ATCCTCGCTTTGTGCGCGGCTTCACGATTTTTCGCCAGATCGTCAATGAACAATATTCGCTCTGGTGCAATGCCTGACTCCGCGACAATTGTCTCAAAAACACCGGGATCGGATTTCATCTTGCCGCGCTCGTAGGAGGTCAACACCTGCTCGACTTCAAGCGCCCACGAGAACTCGCGCCGAACCCATTCGATATGCAGCGGATCGGTATCGGATAGCACCCAGACCGTGCCCCACTGCTTCAACTGTGCCAGCGCCGCACGCGCTCCGGGAAATTCGTCAAAAATATCGCACCAAATCAACCGCAGCCGCTCGCGGTTCGCTGTGGTTGCCGACCAGCCCAGAAACTCGCGCAGCTCTTCAATGAACTCAGGAGCCGTACACTGGCCCCGTTCGAAGCGCTTTTTGCTCTCACCTACTATGTACCGCTCGCGAATTTCCTCCCGCGACCGCACCCCACGCTCCGCCGCACGCGAGACAAACCGCTCAAAGTCAAGCTTCAAGAGGACGTTGCCGAGGTCGAGGAGGAAGAGTGGGGGTGTCATCGGTGTCGTACAATGTCACTTAGCCAATGCATTCCCGCTACTTCCCCTTCGCTTCGACAATCGTCTCGAAGCCTGCCCAGTACATCTTCTTCATGTCGAAGAGCGGTTTTTCTTTCATCATCTTCTCCATGCGCGGGTCGTGGAGCATCGCGAGCATCGTTTTGTCGCGGTGCTTGCGCGATTTGAACTCCAAGACCGAGGTGATGGCCACCTCGCCGCGCTTTCAAGGGCAGCACGTTCGTAAAGGGCGGTGCATATTTCGGCTTCAAATCCTCGCCAATGAACTCGCGATAGTGCAGCGCGCCATGATCCACCGCCACCCGCCCGAACCGCCGCGCCAGCTTCTTGTACTCCGCCAAATTCTTCTTCGGCAGCGGCAGCAGGAATAGAACTACGTAGCCTTTCATTTTCGGTCTCCCCTTTTCTTGATGCTGTTTACACTCAATTTGTCCGACCTTTGACTGGCGCCGGCGGCACGCCTGCCACCCCTACATCAAACGAAATCTGTTTGCCTTCACGCCAGCGGCACTGGGTCCAGCGTCAACGCTGGGTGCGCATATCCTTCTTCCACATGACATACGCCTGCAGGTAGTTGCCGAACTCGGTCCAGCCCTGGCAGTTTTCGAAGGCGTATTTCAGGCCGCGCGTGCTCCAGCCGGACTCGGTAATGGTCAGCGTGACTACGCCTTTTTTCTCGGTGAACTCGAAGCGCACGGTCGAGAGTTGCGTCTTGGAGCCATGCAGCGGCCAGTGAAACTCGAGAAATTGCTCCGGTGCATATGCAACAGGATAGAGCGGAAACGTGCCGTGACTCGGCCAGGTCCAAAACACTGTTTCAAAATTCTCGTTGAAGTCGCCCTTGACCTTGTTCACGAAGAACTTCTCGACGTGCTTGGCCTTCGTCGCCGCTTCCCACACCTTCTTGAGCGGTGCGCGCATCGTCGTCGCCACCGTGAACCCGATCTTGCCCGAGGCCAGTTTCACACCGGCGCTCGTGGTCACCGTCTTCTTTTTGGTTGCCATGGATTATCCTTTATCCCTTGTCCTTTAATCGTCGTCTCGTTCGCCGCCTTTGTCATCTAAGACTGGAACGGCGCCGCCGCGCACTTCCGGATGATTGATCTTGCCCCCCGCCGCACCGACGTTGGTGAGTAACGAGATTGCCACGACCATCACCACGACCGCTCCCCAGGCCGCCCACGGCGGCAGCAGCGTGTGCTTGCGCGTGAACCACCATAGCCCGAGAATCAAGATACCAAACGGAATGATGATATTCCGCGCCGTTTCCGCCAGCTCTTCATGCGGATGAATGTAGCCTTCCATATTCCGCGCGTCGGGCTGCGCCTCGATGATGTGCTCGGTGTCTTCGCCGAACGAGAACACCACGCCGGTGCTGATGGTCGCGGCGACGATGAACCCCAATGCCACGCGCTGCCAGCGCCCGTCCTTCCACAGCGTCGCCAAGACTAACATGGCCGTGCTGACCATCAACAGGATCGCTGGAAAGTGGGCCAGCA contains the following coding sequences:
- a CDS encoding DUF1428 family protein, yielding MKGYVVLFLLPLPKKNLAEYKKLARRFGRVAVDHGALHYREFIGEDLKPKYAPPFTNVLPLKARRGGHHLGLGVQIAQAPRQNDARDAPRPAHGEDDERKTALRHEEDVLGRLRDDCRSEGEVAGMHWLSDIVRHR
- a CDS encoding SRPBCC domain-containing protein — protein: MATKKKTVTTSAGVKLASGKIGFTVATTMRAPLKKVWEAATKAKHVEKFFVNKVKGDFNENFETVFWTWPSHGTFPLYPVAYAPEQFLEFHWPLHGSKTQLSTVRFEFTEKKGVVTLTITESGWSTRGLKYAFENCQGWTEFGNYLQAYVMWKKDMRTQR
- a CDS encoding HAD-IA family hydrolase; its protein translation is MTPPLFLLDLGNVLLKLDFERFVSRAAERGVRSREEIRERYIVGESKKRFERGQCTAPEFIEELREFLGWSATTANRERLRLIWCDIFDEFPGARAALAQLKQWGTVWVLSDTDPLHIEWVRREFSWALEVEQVLTSYERGKMKSDPGVFETIVAESGIAPERILFIDDLAKNREAAHKARITTHLFTTWEQAWEEIA